From Corallococcus exiguus:
ATAGCCCTGGCGGAGGCCGTCATGCCGGTAGAACTCAAGCATCAGGGTCTCCAGCTGCCCCTCGGCATCAAGGAAGGCGCTCCGGTCCACGACGAAAGCGAAGGTGCCCGACTGTCCCGGTGAGAGCGAAGCATGCTCGGAACGAACAGCAACAGTTCGCGGCTCATGGCTCTTGAGGGAGAACAGCTTTGCACGGACCATTCGCCACGGGCGGTCCTCGCTCTGATTCCTCACGGCGATAGTGACCGCGGCCTTGCCCTTGCCCGAGTAGAGCCGCATCGACAGCTCGGAGTCCGCCTCCACTGCTCCCCAGGACTTGATCACCCGGAACGGCGTCTGTGCCCTGGCTCCAGATACCAGCAGCGCGGCCAGTGCATGGTCCGCAGAGGTCTCCTCCTGACGCAGTCGCTCGTTCTCCTCTTCCAGCGCGTTCTTCGCCCTGAGCGCGCGCGACAGCGCGGACACCACCGCCTGATAGCTCTCCCGGTCCTTGAAGACGTCCACCTGTTGATCCGTCCACCCCCACTCCTCTACCGGCGGCCTCAGCAAGAACGAAAGTTCCGTCCCATCCGCTAGCGTCACGAGCAGTGGCACACTCTCATCCGGAGCCAGGGCACGGAGGGGTTCAATCACCACCCGCTTCCCCGCGACCACCAGCGGCTCGAAGCGTCCCTCCCACCCGAGCAGCTTCGTCTTCATCGGGTCGCAGGCTTGCTCGAACCGGAGCACCGTGACGATCTGCCCCGCCACGTGGATGCGATGGGCCGCGTCGTCCGGGTGCTCAGACAGCACCAGGGTCCGGACCTGAGCCCTCTCACGCGGCCCCGCCAGGGCAGGTGTGGCCACGAGGAAGAACAGGGCAAAGAACCAGCCAGGTAGGGCGTTCGGCATCGAACCTGGACCCTACCCAAGCCGCTCGTTCCACGCCAATCTTCCAGACCGGGCACATATGCACCGGACGACGTCCACGAACATGCAGCGGCGGTTGACCGAACTCTCCGCTCGCCAATTTCCCAACCTTCTCCCTGCTGTCTACACACCCGCGCTCACGGATCACGATGGCCGCACGCTGATGTTCCCCACGCCGGAACGGACGGCGCGGCCAGGGGCGTTCGCATCAATGGGCCTGGGTGTGAACCATGCGCGCTGACGCTCTGTTGCTGGCCATGGTGCTGCTGGCTACGGGATGTGCCTCCGCGCCGCATGCGCGGAGCCTGAGCTATACGCCGGGTGGGACGTCCGTCCTCTCCGGTCCGGAGCAACGGCTGCCGCGTCGCCAGGGCTCACGTGACGATGAGACCACGCCAGGCGCTGCTGGAGGCAGGGAGCGGAGCGATGCACTGACGCGTGATGCAGTCCTCGCGAGCATTGCCGAAGTGAAACGCTCATTGGGCGGCGTTGAAGCCGCGCGCTCCAAGCTGGCGGGCCGTCCTCCGCCCCTCGTGGGATGGAGCCTCAACGGCGTCTTCACCCGCTACCTCGACCATGGCTCCAATCAGGTGAAGTGGATGCAGGGGGCGCTCGGGAGCGCCACCGCGCTGACACGCGTGGCTTCGGAGGTGGGGGATGCGAACATGGAGCAGGGCATGCTGCGCATGACGGGACCGAAGCTCCAGGCGGCCCTGTTCGGGACCCTGTTGATGGCCACCTGGGTGGACTTCCTCCACCTCACGGATGCCGTGCTCCGGAACTGTCCAACGTGCAGCGTCGAGAAGCTCTTCGTCGACCTGCATCGCGTGCAGGAGTTGATGGAGCCCGCGCTGGAGGACCTCGCCTCCCAGGACCCCGAGCGGGTAGAGGCGGCGGCGGTCGCGATGCCCGAGTTGATGGGGAAGCTGACCCGTGAATTCGACTCAATCCAACGGGAGACTCGCGCGAGCATGAAGCTTGGTGGGCAGGTCCTCGCGGCCGTGCGGGCGGTGGAGTTGGTCGCCATGATTTCCACGCTGAAGGTGTCGCTGCCACGGCTGCCTCCCTCGGCGCCCGCGACGCTCGGCGTGGGCTTCGTGATGAACTCTGGCGGCGTCATGACGGGCTCGCGGCTGGTGGTCTCCGCCGAGTGGGTGGAGATGATGCGAAGGCTCGTGCAAGCGGGCGTCATCTCCGTTCCAGCCGTCAGCGCGGCCGTCCTCATTCAGAGCGGACAGGTCATGATGGCCCAGTCGCATCAGGACCTGCCCAAGGGCGTGCGCGACGCCCTGGGGGACAGCCCCGAGGTGCGCGGCATGCAGGTGACGGGCAGAGCGGGAGCGGGCATGTCGGACGGCCCGAGGCACCATGTGCTGCCGCAAGAGCACCGCAAGTGGTTCGAACAGCGCGGCTTCAAAGGCGACATGGACATCGACCAGTTTTGCGTCCGGTTGGAGCAGGCCCACCATGAGGCGATTCACGGTGGGGGAAACTGGAAGCTGGGGCGCACCTGGCCCGGCGAATGGAACCGGCTGATCATGGATGCGCTGTTCAAGGCTGAGGTGAAGTCTGGCCGGGTGTTGACGCGGAATGAGGTCCTGGACATCGTTGCGGATCGAATGAAGGACTACCGGATCCCGCTGAACTTCACGCCTGGGAGAAGACGATGAGCGGCGGAGATGCCTGGCGGGGCAACATCAAGGCACGCCTGTACGAACGCGTCCGCGCGCTCGGCTTCGACTCACTCACTGCCTTTGCCGATGCACGTCCCGCTGTCCCGCTGTACGCGCTGGCCGACGAGCTTGGCGACGATGACGTTGCCGCGGTGCAGGTGTTGAGCGGGTTGCTCGGAGAGGCGGAACGGCGCAAGCAGGTCACTCGCTTTGTCCGAGATGTTCTCGTGCGCCTCTTGTCTCAGAGCCTTACCAACGGTTGGCCGGCCGTGCTGGATGACGCGAACCGATTCAAGGTAGCCAAGGCACTCGGGACGTGGTTCGCCTACACCCCAGAAACCCACAAGGAGCGCGTGGACCGGGCTGGTGATGCACTCCTCGCCCATCCGCCGCCGCCCGGCTGGCAACCGCTCGGACCCGACGACGAGTTACTCCGCACGCTCCTACCCGACGACGAAGTCTGACCCGCGAGGCACCCCCAAGGGCCGCTGAAGGGGGCGCCCCCGGACCTCAGCCCTGCTTCAACGCCGCGCCAATGGCATTCCCGAACGGCACCGTGGGCCGGCCGATCAGTCGGCTCAGCGTGCGGCTCGAATCATTCAGCTCCCCGCGCGACAAGCCCGCGTCCGCGTCCGCCAGCGTGTCCGCGAAGGGCTTGGGCACGCCCACCCCCTGGAGCGCCGCGGAGAACTCCGCCACCGGCAGGTCCACGTACTTCACCGGCTTGCCCGACTGGCGCGACAGCTCCGCCACGTACTCCGGCAGGCTGAAGCTCGCGTCACCCGCCAGCTCGTACACCTGGTTCTCGTGGCCCGTGCCCGTCAGCACCGCCACCGCCGCGTCCGCGTACTCCTCACGCGTCGCCGCGGCCACCCGGCCCCCCTTCGCGCTGCCCTGCACCACGCCGTACTGCAGCGCCGGCGCGAGGTGCTCCGTGTAGTTCTCCACGTACCAGCCGTTGCGCAGGAACACGTACGGGATGCCCGACGCGCGGATGGCCTCCTCCGTCGCCTTGTGCTCCCCCGCCAGCGACAGGCCGCTCTTGTCCGCGAACAGGATGCTCGTGTAGGCCAGCAGCTTCACGCCCGCCTTCTTCGCCGCTTCAATCACCGCCGAGTGCTGCGGGAAGCGCTTCCCCACCTCGTTCGCGGAGATGAGCAGCACCGTGTCTCCCTTGGAGAACACCCCGTTCAGCGTCTCCGGGTGGTCGTAGTCCACCTTGCGCACCTGCACGCCGCGCGCGGCCCAGGCCTTCGCCTTGTCCGGATTGCGCACCGCCACCGCCACCTGGTCCGCCGGCACCTTCTTCAGCAACCCCTCGACGACGAACTGGCCCAGCTTCCCCGAGGCTCCCGTGACAACGAACATGGCTCCGCCCTTTCCTTGCTCGCGCTCCAGGCGCGAAGTCGAACTGGGCTTACCGTAACGGGGGTACTCACTTTTCGTAAGTACGCACCTCATGGTAAGTGTCACGTCATGAAGGCAAGCAAGGGCAGTCCATTGCTGGAGAAGGTGAAGCAGCGCGGGGACCTGCACGCGGCGGGGTGTCCCTCGCGCGGTGTTTTGGAGCACGTCACCAGCCAGTGGGGCGTGCTGGTGCTCGTCGCGCTCAAGGAGGATGGCACCCACCGCTTCAGCGAGCTGCGCCGCAAGGTGGGCGGGGTGAGCGAGAAGATGCTCGCCCAGACGCTCCAGGCCCTGGAGCAGGACGGCTTCGTGCACCGGGAGGCCCACCCCGTGATTCCTCCCCACGTGGACTACAGCCTCACGCCCCTGGGTGAAGAAGTGGCCGTCCACGTGGAGGCGCTGACCTCCTGGATTGAAGACAACGTGCACCGGGTGATGACCGCCCGAACCCAGGCGCTGCCCCGCAAGAAGGCCTCCTGAGAGGCCCCGGGCTCCCTCGCCCGGATGCTCTCCAGCGGGACGAACGGGAGCGAAGGGGACAGGCCCGCGTTAAGACTGCTCCCGTGCCCGCTGACACCCCGCTCAAGGTCCGCATTCTCGATGCCATCCGCGATGTCCCGGCCGCCCAATGGGATGCCCTGGTCGCCGACGGCGCGCCCCCCTTCGTGCGCCACGCGTGGCTGTCCGCCATGGAGGAGAGCGGCAGCGCCACCGAGGACACCGGCTGGGCCCCGCACCACCTGACGCTGTGGCGGGGCAAGAAGCTGGTCGCCGCCGCGCCCGCCTATCTCAAGTTCCACAGCATGGGCGAGTACATCTACGACTTCGGCTGGGCCAACGCCGCCGCCCAGCTGGGCGTGGAGTACTACCCGAAGCTGCTCGTGGGCGGCCCCCTGTCCCCCGCCACCGTGCCGCGCTTCCTCACCGCCCCCGGAGAAGACGCCGCGCTCTTGCGCCGCGCGCTCCTCCAGGCCGCCGTGGAGACCGCCCAGGCGAAGGACTGCTCCGGCGTCCACGTGCTCTATCCCACGGATGAAGAGGCGGACTTCCTGGAGGAGGCGGGGCTCGCGCGCCGCATCACGCTCCAGTTCCATTGGAAGAACCCGGGCTACCAGAGCTACGACGACTACCTGGCCCGCTTCGACTCCAAGCGCCGCAACCAGCTCAAGCGCGAGCGCGCCGCCGCGGCCACGCAGGGCATCCAGCTGCGCACCGTGCGCGGCGCGGACCTGACACCGGAGCACGCCCAGCGCGCGTACACCTTCTACACGTCCACCTGCGAGCGCCACGCCTGGGGCCAGGTGCAGCTCACCCCGGGCTTCTTCGAGCGCGTCTTCCGTGACCTGCCCGACACCGTGGAGATGGTGGAGGCGGTGAAGGACGGGCAGGTCATCGCCGGGGCCTTCAACCTGGCCACGCCGGAGCGGCTCTACGGCCGCTATTGGGGCTGCACGGAAGAGCACCCCTTCCTGCACTTCAACGTCTGCCTGTATCAGTCCGTGGACGACTGCATCCGTTCGGGCCGCAAGGTCTTCGAGCCCGGCGCGGGCGGCGAACACAAGGTGACTCGCGGCTTCGAGCCCACCGCCGTACACAGCGCCCACCTGATTTTCGACAAGCGCCTGGACAAGGCCGTGCGGAGCTTCCTGCGCATGGAGCACATGCGGCTGGCACCCGCCGTGGAAGAGGCGGAGCGCATCTGCGGCCTCAAGCCGTGGGCCGGCTCCGGCGTCGGCGGGGCCCCCGGGTCCACCGGTACCTGAAAAACCTGAACGTCTGTCCGCCAGCCCACCGGCCGGTGGGCATCCGCGCTCGGTTCAAGTTGTGAAATCGGGGTGAAGCTCTAGAGTCCGCCCCCATGAAAGTCCCGGAGACAGAGGAAGACTTCATCCAGTGGTACGAAGACTGCTGGGCGGACCGCGACGAGGTGGAGTATCCGAAGCTGTTCGGAGCCATCCGAGAGGAGGTGGACCTCCTGGAGGGCACCGGCGTGCTGGAGGGGTGGCTGGAGAGCGAGCTGGCCCAGGGCACGGAGATGGATCCGAACTGGCTGCCCATGGGCGTGCGCGTGGCGCCTCCCAGTCCAGAGCACCCGTACTGGACCTACGTCACGAGCGGCCTGTCCAACCCCTTCACGGTGGCCCCCGGCGAGGACCTGGCGGACGACGCCCGCAGCGGCCTGGGCTACGAGATGGTCATCCACACGCCCGAGGAGGAGCGCTGGCCGGTGCTGCGCCTCCTGGACATGATGGCCTACAACCTCGTGTGCGCGCGGCTGTTCGCCATGGGCCACCGCTACCCGGTGGACGGCACTCTCACCGGCAGTGAGACGAAGCTCGCCGGCTTCGTGTTCGTGAAGGACGCCAACCGCCCCAGCCACTTCACCTTGCCCAGCGGCCAGGTGGAGCTGCTCACGCTGGTGGGCGTGACGAAGAACGAGATGGCCTTCGCGCGCTCCAACGGCATGGACAGCCTGCTGAAGCGGCTGGCCGACCCCGCGAACCCGAGCACCGCGTTCATCACGCGCCCGGAGCGCGACGAGGCGAAGCTGTAGCTCCCCCACCCTCGCCGCCGCCGCGCTGACCGGCGCGCGGCGGCGAGGACTCCACCAGCGAGTGCAGGAGGCCCGGCTCGAAGGGCTTCTCGATGCGCGGCAGCGGCACGGCCTGGAGGAAGGCGCGGGCGCGCTCCGTGAAGCTGCCGCCCGTCATGAACACGAAGCGCGACAGGAGCTCCGGCCGGCGCCGCGACAGCTCCGCGTGCACGTCCATGCCGGTGAGGTCCGCCATCATCAGGTCGCAGAAGACGCGGTCGAAGGCGTCGTCCTGCTCCAGCAGCGCCAGCGCCTCCCGGCCGCTGTGCGCCACCACCACGTCGTGCTGCCGGCCGAGGATGCGCCGGAGCACCGAGGTGAGCTGAGGCTCGTCGTCCACCACCAGCACGCGCTTGCGCGAGGGTCCGTCGTCCGCGCGCACCGCGGGGACGCCCGGGTGGACGATGGGCTCCGAGACGGGCAGCCGCACCTGGAAGGTGCTGCCCATGCCGGGGATGCTGGTGGCCGTCAGCTCACCGTGCATGCTGCGCACGAGCCCCAGGCAGATGGACAGCCCCAGGCCGCTGCCCTCCCCCACGGGCCGCGTGGTGAAGAACGGCTCGAAGGCGCGCTGGAGCACCTCCGGCGTCATGCCCAGGCCGGTGTCGGACACCTCCGCCAGCACCCACGCGCCCTCGCGGCGGGTGGTGAGCGTCACGCGGTGCCTTTCGAAGGCGCCGGCGGGGATGGCGTGCGCGGCGTTGATGAGCAGGTGGAGGAACACCTGCCCCAGGCGCGCCTCGTGCGCCAGCGCGGGCGGCACCTGGCCGAAGTGGCGCTCCACCTGGGCGCGGCTGCGCAGGTGGGTCATGGCCATGGAGATGCCGAACTCCAGCGACGCGTGCACGTCCACCGGCCCCAGGCGCAGCTCGTCCGCGCGGGCGAAGGTCTGCAGGTCGCGCACGATGACGCGGATCCGCTCCGCGCCCTCCTTCGCCTCGCGCAGCGCCTCCAGCGCCTCGCCCAACACGTCCTGGAGCCCCGGACGGCGGGCGAGCGGCGTGAGCTGCTCCACCGCGAACTGGAGGTTGCCGGCGACGTAGGACAGGGGGTTGTTGATTTCGTGGCCCACGCCCGCGGCCAGCTGGCCCGCCATGGCCAGCTTCTCCGACTGCACCAGCCGCTCGCGCGCGGCCATCAGCTCGTGCGTGCGGCGCTGGGCCAGGGCCTCCGCCTCCAGGCGGCCGGAGTGCTCGCGGGCGAGCAGCGCGTCGCGCTCCGCCTGCACGCGCTTCTTGTCGGTGATGTCGCGCGCGTAGGTGGAGATGTTGCGGCCGCTGGACCAGGCGTGCACCTCGTGCCAGCGGTCCCTGCCGGTGCGCAGCTCGAAGAGGCGGTAGCTCTCCTCGGCGGCCACCTCACGCATCGTGCGCTCGAACGGGGTGCCGCACAGCTCCGGGCACGACTCCCACAGCACGCGGCGGAAGAGCTCTTCCTGGGAGCGGCCAGTGAGCGCGGCCGCGTTGCGGTTCACGTAGGTGAGGCGCCAGTCCGTGTCCACGGTGAAGAAGGCGTCCGGCATGCTCTCCAGCACGTCGCGCACCCAGTCCAGCGTCTCGCGCAGCCCCTCCTCCACCCGCTGGGCGCTGGTGATGTCACGAAGGCGCAACAGCACCCCGTCCCGCAGCGGCACCGCCGTGCCCTGCAGCAGCACCTCCCCTTCGGTGAAGTGGTCCGCGTGCGGCCGGCCGGACTCCACCACCTGGCGCAATAGGTCCATGCGTCCGGCGATGCCGCCCTTCGAGGACACCTCGCCCAGGCGCCGGCCACGCAGGTACTCCGGCCCCCGGCCCAGCGCGCGCGCCGCGGCGGGGTTCGCCCAGAGCCACTCGAAGTCCTGGATGACTCCGCCCGGCGAGCGCACGGCGCGCAGCACCATGCACGCCTCCGGGTGTTCGCGCTCGGCCTCCTCCAACGCGGCCAGGAGCGCATCCGGGAGCGGGAGGGCCACGGTCGTATCGGTCGCGGACATCCGCCTCCTCGCGGCCCAGGCAGCGCCCAACCCCCGGGAAGCCCGCATGTCGCCACGAATCGCACTGCGGCTCAAGCCAGCCCCAGTCTTCGTATCTTTCTTAACCTTCTCGAATTACAGACACGTGAGAGTAAAAACCGGAAGGAATGGAAAGACTCCCCTCTGGACCGGAACGTCGGCCAGACTCATGCCTGCCCATGCGCCCTACCCTCATCACGCACGTCTCGTTCGAAGCCCTGCACCTGTCCCTGACGGAGCCGTTCGCCATCGCCACCGGCGCGCAGCTGGCGGCGGAGAATGTTCTTGTGCGCGTGACGCTCGCGGACGGCACCGTGGGGTTGGGCGAGGCGGCGCCCTTCACTGCGGTGAGCGGGGAGACGCAAGCCAGCACGCTCGCTTCGTTGGAGCCGGTGCGCGAGCTGCTCGTGGGCCGCGACGCCCAGGAGTGGCGGCCGGCGTCGGAGGCGCTGGGGGATGCGCTGACGCTGGCGCCGGCAGCGCGGTGTGGCGTGGAGATCGCGCTCCTGGACGCGCTCACGCGGCACCACCGCATCCCGATGTACGCCTTCTTCGGCGGGGCGGGGACGTCGCTGGACATCGACATGACGGTCACCGCCGGAGACGTGGCGCACGCGGTGGCGTCGACGCGGGCCATCCTGGGGCGCGGCATCGACACGGTGAAGGTGAAGGTCGGCGCGTTGGACCCGGACACGGACGCGGCGCGGCTCGTCGCCATCCACCAGGAGGCCCCGAAGGCGCGGCTCATCGCGGACGCCAACGGGGGCTACGACGTGGCGGAGGCGCTGGCGTTCCTCAAGGAGCTGGAGCGCGCGGAGGTGCCGCTGTCGCTGTTCGAGCAGCCGGTGGCCGACGTCGCGGGGCTCGCGGAGGTGACGCACCGCTCGAAGGTGTCGATATGCGCGGACGAGTCGGCGCGCTCGGTGAAGGACGTGCTGCGGCTCATCCGTGAGAACGCGTGCCACGGCATCAACATCAAGACGATGAAGTGCGGGATGGTGGATGCGGTGACGATGTGGAGCCTCGCCCGCGCGGCGGGGTTGGAGCTGATGGTGGGCGGCATGGTGGAGAGCGTGCTCGCGATGACCGCGTCCGCGCACCTGGCGGCGGGGCTGGGCGGCTTCAGCTACGCGGACCTGGACACGCCGCTCTTCATCGCGAACCACCCGTTCCAGGGCGGCGGTACGTACTCGGGCTCGCGGCTGACGTTGGACCCGAACGCGCTGGGGCACGGCGTCACGCTGCGCTGAGGCCTCAGCCCTTCACCAGGGAGGAGGCCACGTCCAGCGCCTTCTCCTTCTGCGGATCCGCGCCGGCCGCGTACGGCAGCGCGTCCGGGACCTCCACGTCCACCGGGACGCCCACGCCCTCCAGCCGCTCACCGTCCACCGTCACGTCCATCACGGCGAGGTAGAGCAGGTCCCCGTTGGACAGCTTCTGCGGTCCGCCGCCCAGCACCGCGCCCGCGGTGCGCTGGCCCACGAGCGTCGCCAGCCGGTGGCGCTTCATCGTGAAGGCCACCAGCTCCTTGCCGCTGCGTGAATTGCCGTTGACGAGCAGCACCACCGGCTTGCGCCAGGACGGCGCGAAGGGGCGTGTCTTGCCATCGCGGCCGGTGCTGACGAGCCGGGGGACCTGCGGGTTGAAGAGGTTGACGAAGGCGGGATTGCAGCCGCCCCAGCCATCGCGGAAGTCGACGACGAGCGCGTCCGCGTCCGCGAAGGTGTCCTGGAGCGCCTCCTCCAGGGCCTGCTGGTACTCCTCGCCCGTGCACGCGTAGACGTGCTGGTAGGCGACGCGGCGACCCTGGCGCTCCACGACCTGCCCGCTGGCCTTCTGGAACGCGAGCCACTCCTGGCGCGGGTTTACTCTGTGCGGCGTGACGGTGAGCGACAGGGGTTCAGCGCCCTTCGCACGCTCCACGGTGAGGCGCGTGGGCTTGCCCGCGCGGTTCGTGAAGGCGTGCCAGGGATGGAAGGGCTTGCCCTCCACGGTGACGAGCCGGTCTCCGCGCAGGAGGCCTGCCTTCGCGCCGGGGCCGTCCGTGAAGACGTGGCGGACGAAGAAGCCGTCCGGGGTCTCCACCACGTCCACGCCGATGCCGGTGGCCTCCACCTTCTTCTGCTTGAGGAAGGCCTGGAAGATGGCGGACACCTCCGCGTGGCCGGGGCTCTGCTTCGGGTAGTAGGCCGTGTGCGAGGCCTTCAGCGCCGCGAGCGCCGCGTTGGTGCGACGGGTGAAGTCCTCCACGTCCTTCGCGTCGGCGGCGTAGCCCTGGTGCGCGTCAGCCCAGGCGGTGCCCTTCGCCGCGTCGAGGAAGCGGGTGCGCACGAGGGTGACGATTTCGTCGCCCTGCTTCGCATAGGGGGCCGTCGCCGCCTGGACGCTGCCCGCGAGGAACAGCCCTACCACCCACCACCGCGCTGTCCGGACCGCCATGCGTGCCCCTCCCGGAAAGGACTTCACGATTCTTCACAGGGCCGTGGCCAGAGGGAAGGAAAGGCGTTCTGGCGCCGCGCGGCGTGGCGAACGCGGCGGGCGCGGTTAGGGATGAGGGGCTCATGTTGGATGCGCCCTCGTCATCGCCCAGGCTCGCGCTCGTGTCGGAGGACCCCCTGGCCCGGGGTGCGCTCGCACGGGCGCTGAGCGACCAGGCGGAGACCTGGACGGTGGTGGCGGCGGGCACGCAGGTGGAGCTGGAGGCGACACGGGGCGAGCCGCCTGACGTGGTGCTCTGGGACACGGGCCTGCGGCTGGAGGAAGGCGCGGCGCCGGACCTGGGCGCGCCCGTGCTGGCGCTGGTGGCGGACGAGGCGGCGGGGGAGCTGGCGCTGGGCGCGGGCGCGAGGGGCCTGCTGTTCCGCGACGTGGCCCCGGGGATGCTGGGCGCCGCGCTGCACGCGGTCGCGCGAGGCCTCACGGTGTTCGAGCCGGGCCTGTCCCAGGTGCGCGCCGCGCCCAGGAGCACGGCGCCGTCGGGAGCTCCGGGGCCGGACACCCTGACGCCGCGCGAGCGCGAGGTGCTGGGATTGTTGGCGGAGGGCCTGTCGAACAAGGCCATCGCGGACCGGCTGGACATCAGTGAGCACACCGCCAAGTTCCACGTGAACGCGGTGCTGGCCAAGCTGGGCGTGCAGCGCCGCACGGAGGCGGTGGTGCGCGCGGCGCGGATGGGGCTGGTGACGCTCTAATCGCTCAGCGCACGACGAAGGTCTCCATGAGGCGCACTTCATCGTCCAGGTGCGCTTCCAGCCACTCGCGATGGAACGAGGGAAGCGGCCACAAGTCGGGCCGTAAATTGGAGGACACCCTGCTCACCTCCAGGATTCGCTGGGCCGCTGCCGCCGCCAACGCGCGCCCGGCTTCGTCTCCCTTCCGCAGGGCGCCCTGCTCCATCAACTTGGAGCCCATCAGGACCTCAAAGCTGGTGTTCCCTTCCGCGATGCGCCCGCCCAGCTTCCACACCGCGACTCCCAGCCGGAGACGCTCTTCGGGCGTCAGCCCCTCCTTCGCCATCTCCAGTCGCAGCAGCAACTCCAGGGGAGCGCGCAGCAGCCGCGTCCCCATGGCCGCCCAGTAGAAACTCCAATCCGGATAGCGGACGCCCCGGGACTCCAGCCGCCACTGCGCCTCATCGCTCAGCCGAGCCATGTCGGTCTCCCGGTAGCGGGGAAGCTCCGCGATCCGCTCCAGCTCCGGCAGCTCCTCCCGCGTGAACGGTGTATTGCCGGAGGTCTCGCCCAGCAGCAACAACAACGGCAGGTCGGAATGCAGCGACTCCGCGGCCAGCGACGCCATCTCCGGCCGCAGCAGGTCCCGCCCCCGCTTGCGCGCCGCCACCACCGCATGCGGGCCGACGGCCCGGTGGAAGAACTCGAACGCGGCGAGCCTCATGACCGGATCCCTCAATCCGGAGACATGGTCCATCAACCACTGTTCCTGCTCTGCGGAGTGCCCTCCCGTCATCGCGGCGGTGAATCGGTCCTCCACGTCCTCGGTCCGCGCCCAGACGATGGCGACGGTGTCCTGCATCGGGTAGAGGAGCTCCATCCTGGCATTGTGATCAAGGTTGGGACGCCCTGCTTCGAACCACGCCCGTCGCATGGCATCGAGCCAGCGGCCCTGGGGCCTCAAGCGGCGCTGGTCGATGAGTGCCGCGAGCATGCGCGGCTCCGGGTCCTCAGGCGCCAGCTCACGCAGGTGCGCCGCCACCCGGGCCGCCGCGTCCAGCTTTCCCTCCTCCAGGAACAGACACGCCCGGAGGATCCACGCCGACCGGTACAGGGGAGCCTCTTCCAGCACCCTGTCGACTTCCGCGTGCGCCAGGTCCGTCTTCTTCGCGAAGGAATGGGTCACCGCCCGCTGGAGCCGCACGTCGACGGGCTCGCGCGGCGTGGCGGAGGATTTCGGTACGGACGCGCAGGCGCAGAGAAGCCCGCCCAGGAACAGCGACGCCAGGAATCGCCAGGGAGTCCGCTTCATCCCGTCATCCTAGCGGGTCTCCAGTCAGGCTCCGGCGGATGATTGCCCTGTGACGTCCATCGTTCAGGTGCTCAAGGCGTGACGAGGGCGCTCAGGCTCTTCCATTCATCGTCCAGGGAGGCCTGAAGCCAGGCGCGGTGAAGTGACGGCAACGGCCACGAGTCCACCTGGAGCGCGGAGGAGGCATGAGCCACGGCCCGGCCATGTTCGAGTTCTCGCTTCACCTCGGCGAGCTTCTCCACGTCCCCCATCCACTCCGCCCCCTGCTCCATCTGGCGAAGTCCCACCATGCGCTCCAACAGGGTGGAGCCCTCGGCGATGCGCGCCCCAAGAGTGAACACCGTCTGTCCCAGCCGGACCCGATCCTCCGCGGAGAGGCGATCCTTCGTCGCCTCGACTCGCCTCCATAGAATCAGCGCGGCATCCGTGACCATCGAAGCCACCGCCGCCTGGAGGAGACGAAGTGGGGGTGCTGTGACCGCCGCGAGCTCCAGACGCTGTTTCGCATCCGCGTACGCCTGGGCCAGCGAAGTGCGTCGGAAACGCGGGAGGGCCGCGATCCGCTCCAGCGCAGGGATGTCCTCCTGCGTGAGGGGGGCCTCCTTCGCGGACTCTCCCAGCAGCAGGAGCAGCGGTCCCTCGGATTCACTCATCCGCGAGGTGAGCGGTTCGAGCTTGCGCCGCAGCGTCTCTCGAGCCTGACGCCGCACGTCGGCGAGCGCGTCCTCTCCGGAACGAGGAAGGAAATACTCATAGGCGGTGAGCAGCAGCTCAGGGTCCTCCAATTCGGCAACGTGGGCCGCGAGCCACTGCTGCCGCGCGTCCGAAGCGCCATCCGCCAGCATCGCGGTGAAGCGGACCTCCGGAGACTGCGTTCGTTCCCACACCTGCTCGACGAAGGCA
This genomic window contains:
- a CDS encoding suppressor of fused domain protein, yielding MKVPETEEDFIQWYEDCWADRDEVEYPKLFGAIREEVDLLEGTGVLEGWLESELAQGTEMDPNWLPMGVRVAPPSPEHPYWTYVTSGLSNPFTVAPGEDLADDARSGLGYEMVIHTPEEERWPVLRLLDMMAYNLVCARLFAMGHRYPVDGTLTGSETKLAGFVFVKDANRPSHFTLPSGQVELLTLVGVTKNEMAFARSNGMDSLLKRLADPANPSTAFITRPERDEAKL
- a CDS encoding PAS domain-containing protein, which produces MSATDTTVALPLPDALLAALEEAEREHPEACMVLRAVRSPGGVIQDFEWLWANPAAARALGRGPEYLRGRRLGEVSSKGGIAGRMDLLRQVVESGRPHADHFTEGEVLLQGTAVPLRDGVLLRLRDITSAQRVEEGLRETLDWVRDVLESMPDAFFTVDTDWRLTYVNRNAAALTGRSQEELFRRVLWESCPELCGTPFERTMREVAAEESYRLFELRTGRDRWHEVHAWSSGRNISTYARDITDKKRVQAERDALLAREHSGRLEAEALAQRRTHELMAARERLVQSEKLAMAGQLAAGVGHEINNPLSYVAGNLQFAVEQLTPLARRPGLQDVLGEALEALREAKEGAERIRVIVRDLQTFARADELRLGPVDVHASLEFGISMAMTHLRSRAQVERHFGQVPPALAHEARLGQVFLHLLINAAHAIPAGAFERHRVTLTTRREGAWVLAEVSDTGLGMTPEVLQRAFEPFFTTRPVGEGSGLGLSICLGLVRSMHGELTATSIPGMGSTFQVRLPVSEPIVHPGVPAVRADDGPSRKRVLVVDDEPQLTSVLRRILGRQHDVVVAHSGREALALLEQDDAFDRVFCDLMMADLTGMDVHAELSRRRPELLSRFVFMTGGSFTERARAFLQAVPLPRIEKPFEPGLLHSLVESSPPRAGQRGGGEGGGATASPRRAPGA
- a CDS encoding dipeptide epimerase, with the translated sequence MRPTLITHVSFEALHLSLTEPFAIATGAQLAAENVLVRVTLADGTVGLGEAAPFTAVSGETQASTLASLEPVRELLVGRDAQEWRPASEALGDALTLAPAARCGVEIALLDALTRHHRIPMYAFFGGAGTSLDIDMTVTAGDVAHAVASTRAILGRGIDTVKVKVGALDPDTDAARLVAIHQEAPKARLIADANGGYDVAEALAFLKELERAEVPLSLFEQPVADVAGLAEVTHRSKVSICADESARSVKDVLRLIRENACHGINIKTMKCGMVDAVTMWSLARAAGLELMVGGMVESVLAMTASAHLAAGLGGFSYADLDTPLFIANHPFQGGGTYSGSRLTLDPNALGHGVTLR
- a CDS encoding S41 family peptidase — its product is MAVRTARWWVVGLFLAGSVQAATAPYAKQGDEIVTLVRTRFLDAAKGTAWADAHQGYAADAKDVEDFTRRTNAALAALKASHTAYYPKQSPGHAEVSAIFQAFLKQKKVEATGIGVDVVETPDGFFVRHVFTDGPGAKAGLLRGDRLVTVEGKPFHPWHAFTNRAGKPTRLTVERAKGAEPLSLTVTPHRVNPRQEWLAFQKASGQVVERQGRRVAYQHVYACTGEEYQQALEEALQDTFADADALVVDFRDGWGGCNPAFVNLFNPQVPRLVSTGRDGKTRPFAPSWRKPVVLLVNGNSRSGKELVAFTMKRHRLATLVGQRTAGAVLGGGPQKLSNGDLLYLAVMDVTVDGERLEGVGVPVDVEVPDALPYAAGADPQKEKALDVASSLVKG
- a CDS encoding response regulator transcription factor → MLDAPSSSPRLALVSEDPLARGALARALSDQAETWTVVAAGTQVELEATRGEPPDVVLWDTGLRLEEGAAPDLGAPVLALVADEAAGELALGAGARGLLFRDVAPGMLGAALHAVARGLTVFEPGLSQVRAAPRSTAPSGAPGPDTLTPREREVLGLLAEGLSNKAIADRLDISEHTAKFHVNAVLAKLGVQRRTEAVVRAARMGLVTL